In Dryobates pubescens isolate bDryPub1 chromosome 15, bDryPub1.pri, whole genome shotgun sequence, the following proteins share a genomic window:
- the SLC5A8 gene encoding sodium-coupled monocarboxylate transporter 1 — MRGFTVWDYVVFAGMLLISAIIGVYYAFVGGGQKTSKDFLTGGRSMSALPVALSLTASFMSAVTVLGTPAEIYRYGAIFCMFAFTYALVVLCSAEIFLPVFYKLGITSTYEYLELRFNRYLRLCGTILFIIQTTLYTGIVIYAPALALNQVTGFDLWGAVVATGVVCTFYCTLGGLKAVVWTDVFQVGIMVAGFSAVIIRAVVVQEGIERIINDSYYGERLNFWDFNPDPLQRHTFWTIVIGGTFTWTGIYGVNQSQVQRYIACKSRFHAKMSLYINLVGLWAILVCATLCGLSLYSIYKVCDPWTAGKVSALDQLMPYLVLDILHDFPGVPGLFVASAYSGTLSTVSSSINALAAVTVEDLIRPRFRSLSEKKLSWISMGMSLFYGGVCIAMAALASLMGALLQAALSIFGMVGGPLLGLFSLGILCSFANGIGAFVGLISGFAVSLWVGIGSQIYPPLPERTNPLYLSVEGCNISTGNLTSTETPLTTVFSTPTAERPALADSWYSLSYLYFSTLGTLITIAVGIIISLLTGGLKQSTDRRFLLTKEDFLSNFSWSKSETPEKVEVLNRQSFTVAAEGTDNPAFSHIEMDIASTKSKANGLHI, encoded by the exons ATGAGGGGCTTCACCGTCTGGGACTATGTGGTCTTTGCGGGCATGCTGCTGATCTCGGCGATCATTGGGGTCTACTACGCCTTCGTGGGAGGCGGGCAGAAGACATCTAAGGACTTCCTTACGGGGGGCCGCAGCATGAGCGCTCTCCCGGTCGCGCTCTCTCTCACCGCCAGCTTCATGTCAGCTGTCACGGTGCTGGGGACCCCTGCCGAGATTTACCGCTATGGTGCCATCTTCTGCATGTTCGCCTTCACCTATGCCCTCGTGGTGCTGTGCAGTGCCGAGATCTTCCTGCCTGTCTTCTACAAGCTGGGCATTACCAGCACCTACGAG tATTTAGAGCTTCGATTTAATAGATACCTGCGCCTCTGTGGAACTATCCTCTTCATTATCCAAACG ACTTTATACACTGGTATTGTCATCTATGCTCCAGCTTTAGCACTAAATCAAG ttACTGGCTTTGACTTGTGGGGTGCGGTGGTTGCAACCGGCGTGGTCTGCACTTTCTACTGCACACTG GGTGGCCTGAAGGCAGTGGTGTGGACAGATGTTTTCCAGGTTGGAATCATGGTGGCTGGATTTTCGGCTGTGATCATACGAGCTGTGGTGGTTCAGGAGGGCATCGAACGCATCATAAACGATTCCTACTATGGAGAAAGGCTGAACTTCTGGGA CTTTAATCCTGATCCTCTGCAGAGGCACACCTTCTGGACAATTGTTATAGGTGGGACTTTTACGTGGACTGGCATCTACGGGGTCAACCAGTCTCAAGTACAGAGATACATTGCATGCAAAAGCAGATTCCATGCAAAAAT GTCACTCTACATCAACCttgtggggctctgggcaatacTGGTCTGTGCAACACTCTGTGGCCTGAGCCTCTACTCCATCTACAAGGTCTGTGACCCGTGGACAGCAGGGAAGGTGTCAGCACTCGATCAG CTAATGCCATACCTGGTGCTGGATATTCTCCACGATTTTCCAGGAGTGCCAGGGCTTTTTGTGGCTAGTGCCTACAGTGGGACACTGAG TACGGTGTCCTCCAGCATCAATGCTTTGGCTGCCGTCACCGTTGAAGACCTCATTAGGCCACGCTTCAGATCCCTCTCTGAAAAGAAGCTGTCATGGATTTCCATGGGGATGA GCCTCTTTTATGGTGGAGTCTGCATTGCTATGGCTGCACTGGCATCCCTCATGGGAGCCTTGTTACAG GCAGCACTCAGCATTTTTGGCATGGTTGGTGGTCCCCTCTTAGGATTATTTTCCTTGGGAATCCTCTGCTCCTTTGCAAATGGAATT GGTGCATTTGTGGGTCTCATCAGTGGGTTTGCTGTTTCACTTTGGGTTGGAATTGGATCTCAGATTTACCCTCCACTCCCTGAGAGGACCAATCCACTGTACCTCTCAGTTGAAGGCTGTAACATATCCACAGGAAACCTGACATCAACAGAAACTCCTTTAACAACAGTCTTCAGCACACCAACTGCAGAGAG GCCTGCCTTGGCAGACAGCTGGTATTCCTTGTCTTACCTCTACTTCAGCACACTTGGGACACTCATCACAATAGCTGTGGGCATAATTATCAGCCTCCTAACAG GAGGGCTGAAGCAGAGCACAGATCGTAGGTTCCTGCTGACCAAAGAAGATTTCCTGTCCAACTTCTCATGGTCTAAATCTGAGACA CCAGAGAAGGTGGAAGTGTTGAACAGACAATCGTTTACCGTGGCAGCCGAAGGAACGGACAACCCTGCTTTCAGCCACATTGAAATGGACATTGCCAGCACTAAGAGCAAAGCCAATGGCCTTCATATATGA